In the genome of Lonchura striata isolate bLonStr1 chromosome 22, bLonStr1.mat, whole genome shotgun sequence, one region contains:
- the GSN gene encoding gelsolin isoform X1: MGRKDLSYLFLTIFCTVALKLSSVSSMSVAGLGYVVTAALVLSAVPVSMVEHAEFLKAGKEPGLQIWRVEKFDLVPVPKNLYGDFFTGDSYLVLNTIKQRSGNLQYDLHFWLGDESSQDERGAAAIFTVQMDEHLQGKAVQHREVQGHESPTFLGYFKSGIKYKAGGVASGFRHVVPNEVTVQRLLQVKGRRTVRATEVPVSWDSFNTGDCFILDLGSNIFQWCGSQSNRQERLKATVLAKGIRDNERNGRAKVYVSEEGSEREEMLQVLGPKPSLPAGASDETKTDTANRKLAKLYKVSNGAGNMAVSLVADENPFSQTALSTDDCFILDHGTDGKIFVWKGKGANSEEKKAALKTASEFIDKMGYPKHTQIQVLPESGETPLFKQFFKNWRDKDQTEGLGQPHVSGHVAKIEQVPFDAATLHSSKAMAAQHGMEDDGSGKKQIWRIEGSEKVPVDPATYGQFYGGDSYIILYDYQHDGKRGQIIYTWQGADSTQDEIATSAFLTVQLDEELGGSPVQKRVVQGKEPPHLMSMFGGKPLVVYKGGTSREGGQTAPAATRLFQVRSSTSGATRAVELDPTASQLNSNDAFVLKTPSAAYLWVGQGASNAEKSGAQELLKILGARSVQVAEGKEPENFWAALGGKAPYRTSPRLKDKKMDAHPPRLFACSNKSGRFTIEEVPGDLTQDDLATDDVMLLDTWDQVFVWIGKDAQEEEKTEALKSAKRYIDTDPSSRDKRTPVTIVKQGFEPPTFSGWFLGWDDDYWAVDPLQRAMADVDV, encoded by the exons ATGGGCAGGAAGGACTTGAGTTACCTTTTCCTCACCATTTTCTGCACAGTGGCTCTGAAGCTGAGCTCTGTCAGCTCCATGTCTGTGGCAGGGCTCGGATATGTTGTTACAGCAGCTCTTGTGCTTTCGGCTGTG CCTGTCAGCATGGTGGAACACGCCGAGTTTTTGAAGGCTGGGAAGGAACCCGGCCTTCAGATCTGGAGGGTCGAGAAATTTGATTTGGTGCCAGTGCCAAAAAACCTGTATGGAGACTTCTTCACTGGAGATTCCTACCTGGTGCTGAACACCATCAAGCAGCGCAGCGGGAACCTCCAGTATGACCTGCACTTCTGGTTGG GTGATGAAAGCTCTCAGGATGAGCGTGGGGCTGCTGCCATCTTCACTGTGCAGATGGATGAGCACCTGCAGGGGAAGGCTGTGCAGCACCGCGAGGTGCAGGGCCACGAGTCCCCCACCTTCCTGGGCTACTTCAAATCTGGCATCAAATACAAG GCTGGTGGTGTGGCTTCTGGCTTCAGGCACGTGGTTCCCAACGAGGTCACTgtgcagaggctgctgcaggtCAAAGGCAGGCGAACAGTCCGGGCCACGGAGGTCCCTGTGAGCTGGGACAGCTTCAACACTGGGGACTGTTTCATCCTGGACCTGGGCAGT AACATCTTCCAATGGTGTGGCTCCCAGAGCAACCGGCAGGAGCGGCTGAAGGCCACGGTGCTGGCCAAGGGGATCCGGGACAACGAGCGCAACGGGCGCGCCAAGGTCTACGTGTCCGAGGAGGGATCCGAGCGCGAGGAGATGCTCCAG GTTCTGGGACCAAAGCCCAGTTTGCCAGCAGGAGCTTCTGATGAGACCAAAACTGACACAGCCAACAGGAAATTGGCTAAGCTGTACAAG GTCTCCAACGGGGCTGGGAACATGGCAGTGTCCCTGGTGGCAGATGAGAACCCCTTCTCCCAGACAGCCCTGAGTACAGATGACTGCTTCATCCTGGACCACGGCACAGATGGAAAGATCTTTGTTTGGAAAG GCAAAGGTGCCAACTCCGAAGAGAAGAAGGCAGCACTGAAAACAGCCTCAGAGTTCATTGACAAGATGGGTTATCCCAAACACACCCAG ATCCAAGTCCTCCCTGAGAGTGGTGAGACACCTTTGTTCAAGCAATTCTTCAAGAACTGGCGGGACAAGGACCAGACAgaagggctggggcagcctcatGTTTCTGGCCACGTTGCCAAGATTGAGCAGGTCCCTTTCGACGCAGCCACCCTGCACAGCTCCAAGGCCATGGCTGCCCAGCACGGCATGGAGGATGATGGCTCTGGCAAGAAACAG ATCTGGAGAATAGAAGGCTCCGAGAAGGTGCCGGTGGACCCCGCCACGTATGGGCAGTTCTACGGCGGGGACAGCTACATCATCCTGTACGATTACCAGCACGACGGGAAGCGGGGACAGATCATTTACACCTG GCAGGGCGCCGACTCCACACAGGATGAGATTGCAACCTCTGCATTCCTCACAGTACAGCTGGATgaggagctgggaggcagcCCCGTGCAG aaacGGGTAGTGCAAGGCAAAGAGCCTCCTCACCTGATGAGCATGTTTGGTGGAAAGCCCTTGGTTGTTTACAAGGGTGGAACCTCGAGGGAAGGAGGCCAGACTGCCCCTGCGGCAACGCGGCTGTTCCAGGTCCGCTCCAGCACCTCCGGAGCCACCAGAGCAGTGGAG CTGGATCCTACAGCCAGTCAGCTGAACTCCAATGATGCCTTTGTCCTGAAAACTCCCTCTGCTGCCTACCTGTGGGTTGGCCAAGGAGCCAGCAACGCTGAGAAATCAGGAGCACAGGAACTGCTGAAGATACTGGGAGCTCGCTCAGTACAGGTTGCTGAGGGCAAAGAACCAG AGAATTTCTGGGCAGCGTTGGGTGGCAAAGCTCCGTATCGCACCTCGCCCCGCCTCAAGGACAAGAAGATGGACGCTCACCCCCCGCGTCTCTTCGCGTGCTCCAACAAGAGCGGGCGCTTCACC ATTGAAGAAGTTCCTGGAGATCTGACTCAGGATGACCTTGCCACAGATGATGTGATGCTCCTGGACACATGGGATCAG GTCTTTGTATGGATTGGGAAAGATgcacaagaagaagaaaagactgagGCACTGAAATCTG ccaAGCGCTACATTGACACAGACCCCTCCTCGCGGGACAAGAGGACCCCGGTGACCATCGTCAA
- the GSN gene encoding gelsolin isoform X2, whose translation MVEHAEFLKAGKEPGLQIWRVEKFDLVPVPKNLYGDFFTGDSYLVLNTIKQRSGNLQYDLHFWLGDESSQDERGAAAIFTVQMDEHLQGKAVQHREVQGHESPTFLGYFKSGIKYKAGGVASGFRHVVPNEVTVQRLLQVKGRRTVRATEVPVSWDSFNTGDCFILDLGSNIFQWCGSQSNRQERLKATVLAKGIRDNERNGRAKVYVSEEGSEREEMLQVLGPKPSLPAGASDETKTDTANRKLAKLYKVSNGAGNMAVSLVADENPFSQTALSTDDCFILDHGTDGKIFVWKGKGANSEEKKAALKTASEFIDKMGYPKHTQIQVLPESGETPLFKQFFKNWRDKDQTEGLGQPHVSGHVAKIEQVPFDAATLHSSKAMAAQHGMEDDGSGKKQIWRIEGSEKVPVDPATYGQFYGGDSYIILYDYQHDGKRGQIIYTWQGADSTQDEIATSAFLTVQLDEELGGSPVQKRVVQGKEPPHLMSMFGGKPLVVYKGGTSREGGQTAPAATRLFQVRSSTSGATRAVELDPTASQLNSNDAFVLKTPSAAYLWVGQGASNAEKSGAQELLKILGARSVQVAEGKEPENFWAALGGKAPYRTSPRLKDKKMDAHPPRLFACSNKSGRFTIEEVPGDLTQDDLATDDVMLLDTWDQVFVWIGKDAQEEEKTEALKSAKRYIDTDPSSRDKRTPVTIVKQGFEPPTFSGWFLGWDDDYWAVDPLQRAMADVDV comes from the exons ATGGTGGAACACGCCGAGTTTTTGAAGGCTGGGAAGGAACCCGGCCTTCAGATCTGGAGGGTCGAGAAATTTGATTTGGTGCCAGTGCCAAAAAACCTGTATGGAGACTTCTTCACTGGAGATTCCTACCTGGTGCTGAACACCATCAAGCAGCGCAGCGGGAACCTCCAGTATGACCTGCACTTCTGGTTGG GTGATGAAAGCTCTCAGGATGAGCGTGGGGCTGCTGCCATCTTCACTGTGCAGATGGATGAGCACCTGCAGGGGAAGGCTGTGCAGCACCGCGAGGTGCAGGGCCACGAGTCCCCCACCTTCCTGGGCTACTTCAAATCTGGCATCAAATACAAG GCTGGTGGTGTGGCTTCTGGCTTCAGGCACGTGGTTCCCAACGAGGTCACTgtgcagaggctgctgcaggtCAAAGGCAGGCGAACAGTCCGGGCCACGGAGGTCCCTGTGAGCTGGGACAGCTTCAACACTGGGGACTGTTTCATCCTGGACCTGGGCAGT AACATCTTCCAATGGTGTGGCTCCCAGAGCAACCGGCAGGAGCGGCTGAAGGCCACGGTGCTGGCCAAGGGGATCCGGGACAACGAGCGCAACGGGCGCGCCAAGGTCTACGTGTCCGAGGAGGGATCCGAGCGCGAGGAGATGCTCCAG GTTCTGGGACCAAAGCCCAGTTTGCCAGCAGGAGCTTCTGATGAGACCAAAACTGACACAGCCAACAGGAAATTGGCTAAGCTGTACAAG GTCTCCAACGGGGCTGGGAACATGGCAGTGTCCCTGGTGGCAGATGAGAACCCCTTCTCCCAGACAGCCCTGAGTACAGATGACTGCTTCATCCTGGACCACGGCACAGATGGAAAGATCTTTGTTTGGAAAG GCAAAGGTGCCAACTCCGAAGAGAAGAAGGCAGCACTGAAAACAGCCTCAGAGTTCATTGACAAGATGGGTTATCCCAAACACACCCAG ATCCAAGTCCTCCCTGAGAGTGGTGAGACACCTTTGTTCAAGCAATTCTTCAAGAACTGGCGGGACAAGGACCAGACAgaagggctggggcagcctcatGTTTCTGGCCACGTTGCCAAGATTGAGCAGGTCCCTTTCGACGCAGCCACCCTGCACAGCTCCAAGGCCATGGCTGCCCAGCACGGCATGGAGGATGATGGCTCTGGCAAGAAACAG ATCTGGAGAATAGAAGGCTCCGAGAAGGTGCCGGTGGACCCCGCCACGTATGGGCAGTTCTACGGCGGGGACAGCTACATCATCCTGTACGATTACCAGCACGACGGGAAGCGGGGACAGATCATTTACACCTG GCAGGGCGCCGACTCCACACAGGATGAGATTGCAACCTCTGCATTCCTCACAGTACAGCTGGATgaggagctgggaggcagcCCCGTGCAG aaacGGGTAGTGCAAGGCAAAGAGCCTCCTCACCTGATGAGCATGTTTGGTGGAAAGCCCTTGGTTGTTTACAAGGGTGGAACCTCGAGGGAAGGAGGCCAGACTGCCCCTGCGGCAACGCGGCTGTTCCAGGTCCGCTCCAGCACCTCCGGAGCCACCAGAGCAGTGGAG CTGGATCCTACAGCCAGTCAGCTGAACTCCAATGATGCCTTTGTCCTGAAAACTCCCTCTGCTGCCTACCTGTGGGTTGGCCAAGGAGCCAGCAACGCTGAGAAATCAGGAGCACAGGAACTGCTGAAGATACTGGGAGCTCGCTCAGTACAGGTTGCTGAGGGCAAAGAACCAG AGAATTTCTGGGCAGCGTTGGGTGGCAAAGCTCCGTATCGCACCTCGCCCCGCCTCAAGGACAAGAAGATGGACGCTCACCCCCCGCGTCTCTTCGCGTGCTCCAACAAGAGCGGGCGCTTCACC ATTGAAGAAGTTCCTGGAGATCTGACTCAGGATGACCTTGCCACAGATGATGTGATGCTCCTGGACACATGGGATCAG GTCTTTGTATGGATTGGGAAAGATgcacaagaagaagaaaagactgagGCACTGAAATCTG ccaAGCGCTACATTGACACAGACCCCTCCTCGCGGGACAAGAGGACCCCGGTGACCATCGTCAA